A DNA window from Camelina sativa cultivar DH55 chromosome 13, Cs, whole genome shotgun sequence contains the following coding sequences:
- the LOC104736977 gene encoding UDP-glycosyltransferase 79B8-like codes for MEPKFHAFMFPWFAFVHMIPFLHLANKLAEKGHRVTFLLPKKAQKQLEHHNLFPDRIVFHPLAIPHVNGLPAGAETTSDISISMDNFLSEALDLTRDQVEAAVRALRPDLIFFDFAHWIPEVAKEHMIKSVSYMIASATAVAHSHAHGSALGVIPPGYPSSKVFFRGNDAHTMSTFFERVCHLLTIGFKSCDVIALRTCKEIEGKFCDYISSQYQKKVILTGPMLPELDTSKPLDEHWSQFPSGFPPGSVVFCAFGNQTVLEKDQFQELCLGLELTGLPFLLVVNPPRGSSTVQEGLPEEFEERVKGRGEVWGGWVQQPLILSHPSVGCFVNHCGPGTIWECLMTDCQMVLIPYIGDQVLFTRLLTEEFEVSVEVSREKTGWFSKESLRDAIKSVMDKESDVGKLVRSNHAKLKEILVSPGLFAGYVDNFVEALADLISVKKHD; via the coding sequence ATGGAGCCAAAGTTCCATGCTTTTATGTTCCCCTGGTTTGCTTTTGTTCATATGATTCCCTTTCTACATCTTGCAAATAAACTAGCTGAGAAAGGTCACCGGGTTACTTTCTTGCTGCCTAAGAAAGCTCAAAAACAGTTGGAACATCACAACCTGTTCCCGGACAGGATTGTTTTTCACCCTCTCGCTATACCTCATGTCAATGGCCTCCCTGCTGGTGCCGAGACAACCTCGGATATCTCAATCTCTATGGACAACTTTTTGTCCGAAGCCTTGGATCTCACTCGCGATCAGGTTGAAGCTGCTGTTCGTGCTTTGAGACCGGATTTGATTTTCTTCGATTTTGCTCACTGGATTCCAGAAGTGGCTAAAGAGCATATGATCAAGAGTGTGAGTTACATGATAGCATCTGCTACAGCTGTAGCTCATTCACATGCCCATGGTAGTGCATTAGGTGTTATCCCACCGGGTTATCCTTCGTCGAAGGTGTTCTTCCGTGGAAACGATGCTCATACCATGTCAACCTTCTTCGAGAGAGTTTGTCATCTGCTAACTATTGGTTTTAAGAGCTGTGATGTCATTGCACTGAGGACATGCAAAGAAATCGAAGGCAAATTCTGCGACTATATATCGAGTCAATACCAAAAGAAGGTTATCTTGACTGGTCCAATGCTCCCTGAGCTAGACACAAGTAAACCACTAGATGAACACTGGAGCCAATTTCCGAGCGGGTTCCCACCGGGATCAGTAGTGTTTTGTGCATTTGGCAACCAAACTGTTCTTGAGAAGGATCAATTCCAAGAACTCTGCTTAGGGTTGGAGCTGACAGGATTACCCTTTCTTTTAGTGGTAAATCCACCCAGAGGATCATCGACAGTCCAAGAAGGGTTACCAGAAGAGTTCGAGGAGCGGGTGAAGGGGCGTGGTGAAGTTTGGGGAGGATGGGTGCAGCAACCTTTAATATTGTCTCATCCATCAGTAGGCTGCTTTGTGAACCATTGTGGTCCCGGAACGATCTGGGAGTGTCTGATGACTGATTGCCAAATGGTTTTAATTCCTTATATAGGTGATCAAGTTCTCTTCACAAGGTTGTTAACCGAGGAATTTGAGGTCTCTGTAGAAGTGTCGAGGGAAAAAACAGGATGGTTTTCGAAAGAGAGCTTAAGAGATGCGATAAAGTCTGTGATGGATAAAGAAAGCGACGTCGGGAAGCTAGTGAGGAGTAACCACGCCAAGTTGAAGGAGATTCTTGTTAGTCCTGGACTATTTGCTGGTTACGTGGATAACTTTGTTGAGGCATTGGCTGATTTGATCAGTGTCAAGAAACATGATTAG